CTATATTGGTGTACTGGCTGCTCTTTGTAGTGCAATAGGTTACGCTGTCAATGTAATGATTTTTAAATCAGAAATGAATAATTATACTAAGCATGAAATCATTTTTTACCAAAACATTATGAGCGCTCTTATTTTCCTTCCGTTTTTCATTATTGATTTCCCAAATCTAACGGGATATGATATGGGTTGGGGTACTTTATTGGGTATCTTGGTTGGGACGATAGCTGTAAGCTTGTTTTTTTATGGCTTAAGGCATTTAAAAGCATCTGTTACTTCTTCCATAATGTATATAGAAGTACTTAGTGGGACCATCTTGGGGTATTTTTTTTTCAAGGATACCTTAAATGCCAATATGGTTATTGGAGGAATTTTGATAGTACTCAGTAGTTTTTATATTATGAGGGAGAGTAAAAAAAATGTTGACATTTAAATGATTATTATTTATGAAAGAATTAAAAATTTGTATTGCTGGCGCTACAGGGTGGGCAGGCTCGGCTTTGAGTAAAGGTATAGATAAACAGTTCAATATGCATTTGGTTAGTGCCATTTCTAGAAAAAACAAAGGAAAGAACTTGGTAGCCCTTTTAGGTTTGACTGAAGGAAATATTCCTGTTTTTGAGAATGTTGAAACTGCCCTGAAGATCGATTGTGACGTTTTGGTAGAATATACAAAGCCGACCATAGCAAAAAAGAATATTTTGACCGCGATTAGCAAAGGGGTGAATGTAGTTGTTGGGACTTCAGGGCTAACAGAAGAAGATTATCAAGATATCGAAAACGAAGCACTTAAAAATAAGGTTGGCGTTCTGGCAGTGGGCAATTTTTCTATAACAGCAGTACTCTTACAAAAGTTTTCTGAAATGGCTGCTAAATTCATACCAAATTATGAAATCATAGACTATGCCCATGAAGATAAAATCGATTCTCCCAGTGGAACTGCCAGAGCATTAGCAAAAAGCCTTTCTAAAGTACAAAAATCCAATGTTTTTGTTCCTACAGAAGAATTGATCGGAATCAAAGAAAGTAGAGGAGCCCGATTAAATGATGTACAGATTCATTCAGTCAGACTTCCTGGTTATGTGATTTCGATAGAATCAATTTTTGGATTGAAGGACGAGAAATTGACCCTTAAACATGAAGCCGGTTCAGGGGCCGATCCTTATGTACAAGGAGCTTTGCTTGCCATAGAGAAAGTAAACACTTTTACAGGGCTAAAAAGAGGGTTGGATTCTGTAATGGAATTTTGAAATTTTGAAAAAATATGATCATACTATAATAAACTAAAAAATGAATAAGAAAAAAATAGTGTGCCTAGGCGATAGTTTAACCGCTGGATATGGTGTTTCATTGGATAAAAGGTGGAGTAATTTATTAGATAATGAATTAAATATAGAAGTTATTAATAGCGGAATTTCTGGAGATACTACCTCTGGAATGCTGGCTAGGTTTAATGAAATGGTAATAAGCCATAAACCGAGTTATGTTATCATCATGGGAGGTACCAATGATATCTTTTTTAAGATACCTCAAAATATCATTATTAGCCATATCCTTGCCATGACTCGTCTTGCAAAACATCATGACATAACTGCTGTAATAGGCATACCAACCTCTTTCTATACTCATAATGACCATACAAATCAAAGTATGTTTAGCGATAATGAAAGCTTAAGTAATTGCATTAATACATATCAAAAAAAATTAAAACAATTTGCAGAGGAAGATGGCCAAAGTAGTATAGATTTTAACATCAATATGAAGCCTGACTTTTTTTTAGAAGATGGATTACATCCAAACGAAAAAGGGCATGAATGCATGGCAACGAATGCTAATGAAGGCTTAAAAGATTTATTATCTAAAAAAAGAAACTAAATCAACCAAGGCCTTTATAAAATGAGTTTTATAGCAACTCCTTCCATAGTGCAGAAGAAGCTTCACTTATTATAGAGAAAGTAAACTCATTTGTAGGTTAAAGGGAGGCTTAGATTTCATAATAGAATTTTAAATAGTAGAAAAACAATGATAATATGATCATTAGAAAAATAAATAAAAAAGATAATACAAAAATTGAAGAAATCATCAAATCAACATTTATTGAATATGAGTTACCTCAAACAGGAACAGCATATCAGGATAAGGAAACGACCGAAATGTTTCAAGCATATCAAAATGAAGATGATGTATATTTTATTATAGAGGAACATGAAGAAGTAGTTGGAGGAGCTGGGATTAAAAATCTGGGTGAGGAGATTTGTGAGCTTCAAAAAATGTATTTTGACAAAACAATTCGAGGAAAAGGATATGGAAAGCTCCTAATAACTAAGTGCCTGGAAACAGCCAAAGAGCTTGGGTATAAAAAGTGCTACTTAGAAACTATATCCAGACTTCAAGCTGCAATCCATATTTATGAAAACCATGGATTTAAACATCTTAAAAAACCTCTGAGCAATACCGATCATTATTCTTGTGATACTTGGATGATTAAAGAGTTGTAATTGATAAACGAATATTTATGAAATTATTTGAACCATTTAATTTAGGCAATTTTAGATTGAAAAATAAAATTGTAATGGCGCCTATGACTCGAAGTAGGGCTTATAACAACATTCCTACAGATGATATGGCAACCTATTATGAACAACGAGCGAGTGCCGGATTGATTATTACAGAGGGAACATCTCCTTCTCCTAATGGATTAGGGTATCCTCGAATTCCGGGAGCTTTTTCTAAATCACAAATAGCGGGATGGGAAAAAACAGCAAAAAAAGTTCATGACAAAAATGGACTTATATTTGTACAACTGATGCATTGTGGTCGCGTCTCTCACAAGGAAAACCTACCTACAAACGAACAAATAATTGCGCCTTCCCAAGTACAGCTTGAAGGAGAAATTTATACGGATACGAAAGGCCTTCAGCCTTTTGATATTCCTAAAGAAATGACTTTGCAAGATATACAGGAAACTCAAAACGCTTATGCTAATTCAGCTAATTTGTTAGTTAACAAAGCGAATATTGATGGTGTAGAATTGCATGGCGCCAATGGATATCTAATCAATCAATTCTTAAACCCTATTTCAAATTTACGTAATGATATATACGGAGGGAATTATAAAAATAGAGCTCGTTTCTTATTGGAGACTACAGTGAAGACCATTGAAAAAATTGGCGAAAACAGAGTAGGTGTACGTCTTTCTCCATATACAGTCTCCAATGGAATGCTTGGAGAGCATGATGAAGTTATTGCAATGTATCAATATTTGGCTCAAGAACTTGCTAAATTGAAAATAGCATATATACATATTGCAGATCATAGTGTACTTAATCATGCCCCTAAGTTCGCAACAGATATTAGCAAAACAATCAAGGAAAACTTCAAAGGTGTAGTCATCGTTGGTGGTAATGTTGATACTGCAAAAAAAGGAGAAACTTTATTGGATAAGGGGTATGACTTGGTATATATTGGAAGACCGTTTATTTCAAATCCTACTTTGGTTAAAAAACTGGAATCTGATGCAGCATTAACTCCTCCTGATTATGAAAAATTTTATACTCCCACAATAGAAGGTTATATAGACTATTAATAACGCAAAGAATGGTAGATTAAAAAACTGAATAGTAGTAACCCTTTTTTACTTTGGTATTACTATATTCACATATCTTATGTTCAGTAATTTAATTGTAAATTGGAATTGTGACAATTTTAGAATACTCTAATAATTTAGTTTCTGTTTCAATGGTAACTCCGTTACTTAAAGTTAATATTGTAGTAGATGAAGGTAAATAAACCTTTGAATAGACTTACTACTTTCCAAAATCGTTATCAATTCATACCTTCTTTGTGAGCAGTAGTTAATATAAATTGTTTACTATTTTTGTTTTTAAGTTCGTTCAAAATATCCATTGCCCAGTGATGTACTAAATATCTTTTGGATATATATGCTACAAATCAATTATTTCTACTATACATCCTTTCATCATAATAATCTATATTTTCATCAACTACAATAAGAATTACATCAATTATAGAAAGTGAATTTTTAGAAATACAAGAATATTAAAGTTTGTGTTCTTTTATGGCCTCTTTTCTCAAATCTACTGCCATTTCTCCAGTATCAAGATGGTTCCATCCTGGTGGCTTGTATAGATATTTGATCTTATCTATCCAGTTAGGAGCAGATTTCATATCATTATATAAATCAATCCACATTTTTAATTGCGTTGATACTAGATTTTGACTGTCAATATCTCTGTCCATAACACCATATACAGGCTTTTCCTGTGGGATTTCTTCTTGATAGGTTCTAAATAATCTATCCCAAAAAGAAAACATGTTTGAATAATTAGTGTCTAGATATAAATGATTTCTAGAATGATGCACTCTATGTAAATGTGGAGTAATAAATATTTTATCCATTAGTGGAGTATGTTTGAAGTATTTGTCATTGGCATGTGTAAATACTCCATATATCCTCGCAATCATGTCAACGAAATAAATTAACAAAGGATGAAAACCGAAAACAGGCAACCAGATAATAATGTGCGGAGAGGAAATGAAATCAAAAAAAGATCCTCTAATCGATACACTCATATTCATATCTTCAGGAGTATGGTGAACTCCGTGAATGCACCAAAAAAACCTCACATTATGTCCCAGATAATGTATAAACCACCAAGATAAATCGTAAACGACAAATGCTAAGATGAATACGTACCAGGTATTAGGTAATTCCCAAATCTGAAGGTTTTCATATACCCAGAAGATGACTTTGAACTGTAGTACAAAAAAAATAGCAAAATAAGGAATCACTCCCAATAAGTAGTTTGCTACATTCATTGCACTTTCTTTTTTTCTTTTTGCTAGACCTTTAAAAAGTAAAAAAAGGAAGTCTATAATAATTATGGTAAAAAGGACAGGCATGTAAGACATTTCAAATTTACCTACCAATGATGTTAAGTCCATAATGATTTTTTTTGTATTAAAAATGGTGTGATAATTGGGTAGATAAAATTACTATTTTTAGTTAGTATCACGGTTAAATTTTACTTTTTGTTTTAGGGGGGGAACAGTATACTTTTGGTGTTTTTTCAATAGCGTTAATGAAGTGATTTAAACTTTGCATTTTTCTTTATTTTTGAATTTTTAATTCATACTACCATACATGTTAGATAGTCAAGATCTTTCCAGTTTTTGGTGGTTGTATCAAACCTATTAAGTAGTGATAGGTTCTAAACCTTTTACTCTGGGGTGATACTTTTTTAAAACTATAGATCCTATTATCATTTAATGACAGGGAATTTGTAAAAGACGACAATATCTTCATTTGTATTTTAGACTTACAAAGAATTGGTTTTATTTAATATTAATTGTAGCCAAGGAGGGAAGGTTAATCTTATTAATCTTGACTTTGGGTTTGTTACTTAACAAAATCAATCACTGGTAATTGACTACTTACCTTTTTTATTTCCCCTAATTCATTTCATTTTTTCCTCAATTCATTGTATAGCTATTTCAAAAACTGCATTCTCAAAATACTTTTGGGGTGTTATTAATCTTGAAATATTATACCCTATGAAAATCATAACTACATTTTTAATCGCTTTTATTTGTTCAATTAGTTTTGGACAGACTTTTACAGGAAAAATAATCGATAAACAAAACCAACCTATTCTATTTGCCAATGTGGTTGCAAAAAGCGCAACTGATAATGCACTAATTAATGGGGTGATTTCTGATGAAAATGGAGAGTTTTCTATCGAGCCAAAGAAAGAAAATATATATATAGAAATTAGTTTTGTTGGATTTACCACCAAAAAAATAAACCCTACTCAATCTAATATCGGAACAATCGTTTTAGAAGAAGAAGGACAACAACTACAAGAAGTTGTAATTACAGCACGTAAAAAGCTTATTCAACAAAAAGTAGATAGATTAGTTTTTAACGTAGAAAATACAGTTGCTGGCACTGGTGGAAACGCACTCGACGCATTAAAAGCCACACCAAGCGTAAATATTGATACCGACAAAATAAAAATTGTTGGCAAAGGAACTGTAAAAGTAATGGTTAATGATAGAATTGTACAATTATCAGGTAATGAACTAACGGCTTATTTAAACAGCATTGCATCCGATGATATTAAAGATATTGAAGTTATTACAACACCTCCATCGAAATATGATGCAGAAGGCAATAGTGGACTTATTAATATTGTTCTAAAAAAATCAAAAGAAAATAGCTGGAATAATCAAATAAGAACTTCTTACACGCAAGCAACATATCCGTTATTTAATTTTGGAAACACATTTAACTACAATAAAAACAAAGTAAGTCTAATTGCTTCGTTAAATGGAACTAAAGGACATACAGCACAATTTAATCAATTCGATATTATTTACCCATCGGCTTCAACCGTATCAAATCTTGATATGAAAAATAAAGAAAGTATGATTTCAGGTAGGCTGGGTTTAGATTACAATTTAACAAATAACGCTACTGTCGGAATTTTATACACAGGTTTGTCTGAAGATAAAGGTATAAACGATGGTGGAAGAACACTGACAAATGATGGCAATGGAACATACACTATTAATGAAGGTAACGCCCAGACAACAAACAAAAATCACTCAATTAATGCTCATTACATTCAAAAATTAGATACGCTTGGTAGAAAATTATCTATTGATGTTGATTACTTTAATTTCAATAATTCTTCTAATAGAGGTTTTAGCAGTGAACAATTTATTACAAACCAAAGCTATTTTGAAGCAAAAAATAGCACCAATCAAAACATTAAAAATTATAGCGGAAGAATAGATATGGAACACCCAAGCAAATGGGCTAATTTTTCTTACGGAGTTAAAACCACAATTACAAAAACAGATAGCGATGTAGCATTTTACAATACCACTACAGGTACACCAATTTTTGATCCAACCCAAAGTAATGAGTTTATGTATTCTGAAAATATTAATGCAATATATGCAGATATGTCTAAACCATTAGGTGAAAAATGGCAAACAAAAATCGGACTTCGTTTTGAAAACACTCGAACAAAAGGAGTTTCAGAAACAAACAATCAAACCGATATCAATTCGTATAACAAACTATTTCCATCTGTATTTTTAGGGTATAATCCTAGTAGAAAAAATATGTTTAATTTAAGTTATAGCAGAAGAATTCAACGTCCTAGTTTTGAACGTTTAAATCCGTTTCGATTTTACATTAACCCTATTTCGTATCAAGAAGGAAACCCGTTTTTAAAACCACAAATTTCTGAGAATTTAGAATTAAAGCACATTTACAAAGGAAAACTCATCAGTAAAGCGTTTGTAAGTTATGTAGATAATGGATATTTCAACATTATTAAAGCAGAAGATGGAGCGCAACAACGAATAGTAGTAACATTTGACAATTTTTATACAGCTTATAATTACGGGTTAACTGAAACGTTCATATACAATCCAACAAAATGGTGGAATACGACAACCCAAGCAACCATATCAAAAATGGATACACAATACAAAGACGGGTTTAATTTAGACGCAGAATTAGTAAGTGGATGGAATTTTCAATTGTATAACAGAAATACATTCCATTTAAACGAAGCAAAAACAATACAAGCAGAAACCACGCTTATTTATGCCTCGCCACAAAAATTGATGTATTTTTCAATATCTGAAATGGTGAGTCTAGACCTGGGATTAAAATTTTCGTTACTAGACAAAAAACTAAATTGTACAGTAGCCGTAAACGATATTTTAAAGCGTAAGGCAACGAGTGTAAACACCAAAACTAACGGAATAGACCAAACATACTATAATTATTTCGATACCCGAAGTGTGAAGATTGGTCTAAACTATAGCTTTGGTAACAAAAAAATAAAAGTTAAGCAACGTAATTCTGGAAACGAAGAAGAGCAAAACAGAGCAAAAACTAATTAATCGAAAAAAAAGCTGTTTAAAGAATTTGACATTTTAAACAGCTTTTTTTTAGCGTAAAAATGTATTTTGTACATCTAAAATTACAAAGCAGTGAAGGTTTTCAATCAAAAAATAAATCTAAAACAAGTTTTAATAGTCATTGTACTATTGTTACTAGGGAATGCTGGTAAAATTTATCTTTTACATAGCGTGCGAACTAAAAGTGATATTAATTTTTATGACTATTTCGACCACGTTTCTGTTTTTCTATTCTCTGCAGTTTCGGTAATATCAGTACTAGTTTCTTGGAAAGTCATTAATAGAGTAGATACGACAAATACAATTCTAAAATTTGTAAAGGTTTATATTTTGTCTTTTTTATTATTTGTTATTGCAGGTGTTATTATTGATTATGTTCTTTTGGGTATTGTAATGAACAATAATGAATATGATTTTATGATTAGATTTATAAACACGATGTCAGTTGCTTTTATACTTGTTGATATTTTTGCACTTACTTCAGCATTTTTATATTTCAGACAATCTCAAAAAACCACATTAGAATTAGAGCAAACCGAAAAAGAAAAAGCAACGTTACAATCGCAAATGCTACAAAAGAATTTAGAACCTCATTTTTTATTCAATAATTTGAGTGTTTTATCAGGATTAGCAAGAAAAAAACCGGAGCAAATAGAAAGTTTTATCGATGATTTTTCTGATGTATATCGCTACTATTTAAAACATGGAAAAAAACAATTGGTCGAGTTGAAAGATGAACTTTCATTCTTGAAAAATTATATGAATTTAATGGAAAAACGCTTCGGAAATGCTTATCAAATTGAAAATAGTATCGAAAACACAAACGGATTTATAATTCCGTGTTCATTACAACTATGCATAGAAAATGCAATAAAACACAATAAAGGGAGTGAAAAAAATCCGCTGTTAATTTCGCTTTCGCGGAAAGAGGATACAATTGTGATAAAAAACAAACTAAATAAAGTAGATTTTACACTCGGAACAGGAACGGGAAATGATTATTTAAAACGTCAATATCAAATCAATTTTAACAAAGCCGTTATTTTTACGGAAACTGATACTGAATTTATTGCTGAAATCCCGCTAATTTTTGAAATATGAAAGTACTAATCATAGAAGACGAAGCCATAAATATTGAAATCATTTCAGACCATATACTTCGATACAATGACAACATCGAAATTGTAGTTTCATTACAAAGCAAAGAAGAAGTTGAAAAATGGTATCAAACCAATGAACAAGTAGATTTAGTGTTTTCTGATATTGAATTGTTAGACGGAAATGTGTTTTCTCTATTGAAAACCAACATTATAAAATCCCCAATTATTTTTACAACCGCTTACAACACTTTTTACCAAGATGCTTTCGATGTAAGCGGAATAGCTTATTTACTAAAACCCATTAGCTATACCAAGTTTTGTAAAGCAATGGAAAAGTTTGAAAGCCTACAAAAGAAAGAGATTGATTGGAAGAAAATATCAGAAACCATTCACGAATTAAACAACAGTTACAAAGAACGCATCATCATAAAAACCAAAACAGAAATAAAAATTTTAAGCACAAAAAATACGGGAGCAATTTTATCTAATTCAGGAAAATGCATCGCGATTGATGAAAATGGAAAAGAAAATGAATTTCGCTATAAGTTATCTGATTTAATAAAAGAGTTAAACCCAAAAGAGTTTTTTCAAATTAATCGTGGTGAAATCGTAAATATCAATTTCATCGAAAAAATTGAGCCTTACTTTGGAGACAGATTAGCAATTTCAATCAAAAACTACAAACAGCATTTAATTACAAGCGCATCTGCAACAAGCGAATTTAGAAAATGGATTGGGTAAAAAAGCTAGCAACTCCAGAGCTTGCAATTCCTGAAAAGCAGGAAAACCCTTTCAGTAGAATAGAAAATTAAAAAAGTTAAAATTTTCAAAGCGACTAAAGAAATCTAATCACAATTGTGATTGGGTTTCTTTAGTCGGGGTGGAAGAATGTTATCTAACTATACTATGTTTTAAAAAATCAAATAGTTATATATTGTTAGATTCACTTGGAAACCGAATAGGTAACTTGTATAATAAGAACTTTTGTTTTCATTTTTTTAAATCTATGCAAGTTGTCCTTTATATAAAAAGTGTAATTTTTTAAAAACACAAACCTTGAGTATTCTCATATACAATGATAAATGATATAGGGATTTAAATTAAATAAAAAGATTTTAGTCAACAAATTTTGAGATTATAGAACTTAATGTATTCAAATGTTCTTGTTTATTTAAATAGTCATCAATTTTTGTATTTCCCATGTCTTGAACTCTATATTCTGGAAGTTTGTCATTAAACATTAGATAAACGAATTTATCAACTATACGTTCTTTATTGCCATGAGAAAGTTTATATTTCTGTACAATTGAGTACTCCATTCCCATATGTGTAATTTCGTGAATTATTGTGTTGGCAGGATTCTTATAATTCATAAAGCTTCCTTCTTTGTTAGTCAATAAAGTTATTGTTCCATTTTCTGGGTCATAACTCCCCCCTGTTCCATAGAGAGTGAATGTAATTTTGTATTTATCAAATGTATTGAAGTCCCAATCCCATTGATTTTTGGTTGAATCTATTTCATAGACAAGTTTATTGATAAGATCATGCTGGTTTTTTACTTTTTGAATTGCCTTCTCGTAATCCTCATGATTAAAAATTTCAGTCTCTACTAGATTATAAATTGTTGAGAAGTCTTCATTTCCAAAAGTCCCATTTTTAGATTTTATTATTAAAGAATCAATTAGAGGTTTTTTTGGAAGATTAATTGTATACCCTTGCTTTTCAAGAAAAGAAAAATCATTAATTGTTCTCCAAATTGATATCACTTCTTGTTCTACGGTTGGTTGAACTATTTCAATTCGAGACATTTGAGTTTGCAACTTACAACTTAAGTTGGTTATTGAAAAAACAACAAGTAATAAGTTGATTAACTTCATTTTGTACATTTTGGTTTAGCACTTCATTGTGTGTAGATTATTTATCAATTTTTAGTTACCCATTCTAAAGCAAAGTCATTGACTTCATCCAAATGGTCAATCCATTCTTTTTTACCTGATTTATCAGTCTTGGTCTCCATAAAATAATGGTCGTAGTTTGGATATACTTTATATGTTAAATTGTCTTTTCCTTTTCTTAAGAACTCAAGTTTTGCGTAATCCATATTCAAGATACTATGAAGGTCAGTTCCTCCTGCTACATAAAGAATTGGGAGGTCAAGTTTCAACATGTTTTCAATTGGGGAGTTTAACGTGAAACTACTCCACTTGAGATAAGATTCTCCAAACCACTCTTTGGTTGTAGATTTTGGAGTTCTGTATATTTTTTCAAACTCGGTATATAGAGAATCGATATTTGACTGTGCTTCTTCATTTGATTTTTGTCCACTTAAAGCGAGGAACCTTTCCATTAATATAAAGTCATACAGATGGTTAAGCGAATTACCCGCCATGGAAATCACATGAGTAACATTTTTATTTTTTAATGCTACCGCTGGGGCTACCTGAGAACCTTCTGAATGGCCCCAAACAATAACTATCGAACTATCGACATTTAGTTTATCTAATACGTCATTGATGACCTTGTCTGCAGAATTTGCTCTCCAATTCAGACTGTACTTCTCGCTATATCCTTTACGCAAAGGATATTGTATTCTGCCTGACGGAGCTATTTCGAGATTGTCAACAAAAGGTGTATTTGGTTTACTAATAAGAACAATATGATATTCATTACTCATAGAATTAACATTTAAAGTAATACCACTGGAATATCTCCCATTTGGTTTTAAATAATACAAAGGGAAATTTGTAGACCCTTGCAGATAAACGATTAAAGGCTTTTTTTTAGTGATATTATTTTTATAAACATGATAATCAATTTTTCCTAAACCGTTGTCATTAATACTTATGGTTTTCCAATTTTTAGTGATACTCTCATGTTGTGCATAGGTCGTTTTTGAGAGAATTAATACTAGAATAAAAACATAAAAAGTTTTTTTCATGAATGTTTATTTTGGTTTAACTAATTAGTTAAAAGAAATTTAAGTAAATTCATTTGAAACTTATTTCTATTTTCTGAATTGGTAAAAAACACATAACCTACTTTTTTTTCTAGATTAAACATATAAAGTGCTGTATTGCTTAAGTTATCACCTCCATGAGAATAGTTAGTGCCATAATCAGATTCTTCTATGGCAATTCCTAATCCATATTTCTGTTCTTTTGATCTTTTAGTTGCTAATTTCCTTGATTGTATTTTTAATAGCTCGTTACGATTTTTTTCTGATACAATTTTGGCGTTCATAAGGGCTATTACAAAATTTGAAAATTCTTTAGATTCTGTTTGCAAGCTAGCTGATGCCTTAAAATTGGGGTCTTTTGCATTGCTACTGTAACCTTTATTTAGTTTACCTTTAAAATGACCATTAACACGATGCTTTTCTATGTAGTCATTCCAAACAAAACTAGAGTTTTTCATTGCTAGAGGTTGAAAAACGGCTACTTTGATTAAATCTTGTAGTTCATTTTTTTCAACTCCTTTTAGATAAGCAATTACCTTGGCCAAATATTCATATCCTTCTCCTGAATATTGAAATTTAGTTCCTGGTTCAAATTGTATCGCAAGCTTACCTTTTGGATTATAATTTCCTTGATTATCTAAATATCTCCAATTAGGAAACCCACTAGTATGTGATAATACCATTCTAGCTGTTATTAATTTATAGCGCTCATCATAAGCAATATCAGGATACTCC
The sequence above is a segment of the Aquimarina spinulae genome. Coding sequences within it:
- a CDS encoding sterol desaturase family protein yields the protein MDLTSLVGKFEMSYMPVLFTIIIIDFLFLLFKGLAKRKKESAMNVANYLLGVIPYFAIFFVLQFKVIFWVYENLQIWELPNTWYVFILAFVVYDLSWWFIHYLGHNVRFFWCIHGVHHTPEDMNMSVSIRGSFFDFISSPHIIIWLPVFGFHPLLIYFVDMIARIYGVFTHANDKYFKHTPLMDKIFITPHLHRVHHSRNHLYLDTNYSNMFSFWDRLFRTYQEEIPQEKPVYGVMDRDIDSQNLVSTQLKMWIDLYNDMKSAPNWIDKIKYLYKPPGWNHLDTGEMAVDLRKEAIKEHKL
- a CDS encoding alkene reductase, whose translation is MKLFEPFNLGNFRLKNKIVMAPMTRSRAYNNIPTDDMATYYEQRASAGLIITEGTSPSPNGLGYPRIPGAFSKSQIAGWEKTAKKVHDKNGLIFVQLMHCGRVSHKENLPTNEQIIAPSQVQLEGEIYTDTKGLQPFDIPKEMTLQDIQETQNAYANSANLLVNKANIDGVELHGANGYLINQFLNPISNLRNDIYGGNYKNRARFLLETTVKTIEKIGENRVGVRLSPYTVSNGMLGEHDEVIAMYQYLAQELAKLKIAYIHIADHSVLNHAPKFATDISKTIKENFKGVVIVGGNVDTAKKGETLLDKGYDLVYIGRPFISNPTLVKKLESDAALTPPDYEKFYTPTIEGYIDY
- the dapB gene encoding 4-hydroxy-tetrahydrodipicolinate reductase, which translates into the protein MKELKICIAGATGWAGSALSKGIDKQFNMHLVSAISRKNKGKNLVALLGLTEGNIPVFENVETALKIDCDVLVEYTKPTIAKKNILTAISKGVNVVVGTSGLTEEDYQDIENEALKNKVGVLAVGNFSITAVLLQKFSEMAAKFIPNYEIIDYAHEDKIDSPSGTARALAKSLSKVQKSNVFVPTEELIGIKESRGARLNDVQIHSVRLPGYVISIESIFGLKDEKLTLKHEAGSGADPYVQGALLAIEKVNTFTGLKRGLDSVMEF
- a CDS encoding DMT family transporter, with the translated sequence MNRFAIYAVIICAFIGGFSGIIIKYMSMTAGAIVWLRTVIPAFIFGVWIVRSRSLFIKCNSRKMIIASFINACRMYLFILAFQHTTISNVMILFYSWPIFVNILSVFFFKERMSKKQLLFLMMAFVGLIILSSNRTIDHKNKGDYIGVLAALCSAIGYAVNVMIFKSEMNNYTKHEIIFYQNIMSALIFLPFFIIDFPNLTGYDMGWGTLLGILVGTIAVSLFFYGLRHLKASVTSSIMYIEVLSGTILGYFFFKDTLNANMVIGGILIVLSSFYIMRESKKNVDI
- a CDS encoding sensor histidine kinase, producing MKVFNQKINLKQVLIVIVLLLLGNAGKIYLLHSVRTKSDINFYDYFDHVSVFLFSAVSVISVLVSWKVINRVDTTNTILKFVKVYILSFLLFVIAGVIIDYVLLGIVMNNNEYDFMIRFINTMSVAFILVDIFALTSAFLYFRQSQKTTLELEQTEKEKATLQSQMLQKNLEPHFLFNNLSVLSGLARKKPEQIESFIDDFSDVYRYYLKHGKKQLVELKDELSFLKNYMNLMEKRFGNAYQIENSIENTNGFIIPCSLQLCIENAIKHNKGSEKNPLLISLSRKEDTIVIKNKLNKVDFTLGTGTGNDYLKRQYQINFNKAVIFTETDTEFIAEIPLIFEI
- a CDS encoding outer membrane beta-barrel family protein, with the protein product MKIITTFLIAFICSISFGQTFTGKIIDKQNQPILFANVVAKSATDNALINGVISDENGEFSIEPKKENIYIEISFVGFTTKKINPTQSNIGTIVLEEEGQQLQEVVITARKKLIQQKVDRLVFNVENTVAGTGGNALDALKATPSVNIDTDKIKIVGKGTVKVMVNDRIVQLSGNELTAYLNSIASDDIKDIEVITTPPSKYDAEGNSGLINIVLKKSKENSWNNQIRTSYTQATYPLFNFGNTFNYNKNKVSLIASLNGTKGHTAQFNQFDIIYPSASTVSNLDMKNKESMISGRLGLDYNLTNNATVGILYTGLSEDKGINDGGRTLTNDGNGTYTINEGNAQTTNKNHSINAHYIQKLDTLGRKLSIDVDYFNFNNSSNRGFSSEQFITNQSYFEAKNSTNQNIKNYSGRIDMEHPSKWANFSYGVKTTITKTDSDVAFYNTTTGTPIFDPTQSNEFMYSENINAIYADMSKPLGEKWQTKIGLRFENTRTKGVSETNNQTDINSYNKLFPSVFLGYNPSRKNMFNLSYSRRIQRPSFERLNPFRFYINPISYQEGNPFLKPQISENLELKHIYKGKLISKAFVSYVDNGYFNIIKAEDGAQQRIVVTFDNFYTAYNYGLTETFIYNPTKWWNTTTQATISKMDTQYKDGFNLDAELVSGWNFQLYNRNTFHLNEAKTIQAETTLIYASPQKLMYFSISEMVSLDLGLKFSLLDKKLNCTVAVNDILKRKATSVNTKTNGIDQTYYNYFDTRSVKIGLNYSFGNKKIKVKQRNSGNEEEQNRAKTN
- a CDS encoding GNAT family N-acetyltransferase, which translates into the protein MIIRKINKKDNTKIEEIIKSTFIEYELPQTGTAYQDKETTEMFQAYQNEDDVYFIIEEHEEVVGGAGIKNLGEEICELQKMYFDKTIRGKGYGKLLITKCLETAKELGYKKCYLETISRLQAAIHIYENHGFKHLKKPLSNTDHYSCDTWMIKEL
- a CDS encoding GDSL-type esterase/lipase family protein; this translates as MNKKKIVCLGDSLTAGYGVSLDKRWSNLLDNELNIEVINSGISGDTTSGMLARFNEMVISHKPSYVIIMGGTNDIFFKIPQNIIISHILAMTRLAKHHDITAVIGIPTSFYTHNDHTNQSMFSDNESLSNCINTYQKKLKQFAEEDGQSSIDFNINMKPDFFLEDGLHPNEKGHECMATNANEGLKDLLSKKRN